Proteins encoded within one genomic window of Amycolatopsis nigrescens CSC17Ta-90:
- a CDS encoding nitroreductase family deazaflavin-dependent oxidoreductase has protein sequence MSEAGPANFNERVITEFRANGGKVGPPFEGMPMVLLTTVGAKSGKSRTTPLVYLPDGERIVIIASKGGAPTNPDWFHNVLADPEVTVEVGTESYQATAVRIEGAERDEVYARVVEMAPGFGEYQEKTSRVIPLFALYRKQD, from the coding sequence ATGTCCGAGGCGGGACCGGCTAACTTCAACGAGCGCGTCATCACGGAGTTCCGGGCGAACGGCGGCAAGGTCGGCCCGCCGTTCGAGGGGATGCCCATGGTGCTGCTGACCACCGTCGGCGCCAAGTCCGGCAAGTCCCGCACCACGCCGCTGGTCTACCTGCCCGACGGCGAGCGGATCGTGATCATCGCGTCCAAGGGCGGCGCGCCGACCAACCCGGACTGGTTCCACAACGTGCTGGCCGACCCCGAGGTCACGGTGGAGGTCGGCACCGAGTCCTACCAGGCGACCGCGGTCCGGATCGAAGGCGCCGAGCGCGACGAGGTCTACGCGCGCGTCGTGGAGATGGCCCCGGGTTTCGGCGAGTACCAGGAGAAGACCAGCCGGGTGATCCCGCTGTTCGCGCTCTACCGCAAGCAGGACTGA
- a CDS encoding LacI family DNA-binding transcriptional regulator codes for MKRRLTEVAKKVGVSEATVSRVLNGRPGVSASTRTAVLTALDVLGYERPTQLRGERARLVGLVLPELQNPIFPAFAEIIGNALAQQGFTPVLCTRTAGGVTESEYVDLLLQQQVSGVLFAGGLYAQADAPHTHYQHLTDRRLPAVLINAAVERLGLPRVSCDDAAAVEQALDHLISLGHERIGLLLGTPDHVPSQRKRAAFERHLGAGRAEFVEHGMFSLEGGQAAATRLLRHDVTAVLCASDPLALGAIRAARRLGRSVPGEVSVVGYDDSALMKCVDPPLTTIRQPIEAMAQAAVEILVRGIDGGQVQAEELLFAPELVVRGSTARATGGNS; via the coding sequence ATGAAGCGTCGACTTACCGAGGTGGCCAAGAAGGTCGGGGTCAGCGAGGCCACCGTCAGCCGGGTGCTCAACGGGCGGCCCGGTGTCTCCGCGTCCACCCGCACCGCGGTGCTGACCGCACTGGACGTGCTCGGCTACGAGCGTCCCACCCAATTGCGCGGCGAGCGCGCCAGGCTGGTCGGGCTGGTGCTGCCCGAACTGCAGAACCCGATCTTCCCCGCGTTCGCCGAGATCATCGGCAACGCACTGGCCCAGCAGGGGTTCACCCCGGTGCTGTGCACCCGCACCGCGGGCGGGGTGACCGAAAGCGAGTACGTGGACCTGTTGCTCCAGCAGCAGGTTTCCGGGGTGCTCTTCGCCGGCGGGCTCTACGCGCAGGCGGACGCGCCGCACACGCACTACCAGCACCTGACCGACCGCAGGCTGCCCGCGGTGCTGATCAACGCCGCGGTCGAGCGGCTCGGCCTGCCCAGGGTCAGCTGCGACGACGCGGCCGCCGTGGAGCAGGCCCTGGACCACCTGATTTCCCTTGGCCACGAACGGATCGGGCTGCTGCTCGGCACCCCGGACCACGTACCGTCCCAGCGCAAGCGCGCCGCCTTCGAACGGCACCTCGGGGCGGGCCGCGCGGAGTTCGTGGAGCACGGCATGTTCTCCCTGGAGGGCGGCCAGGCGGCGGCCACCCGGCTGCTGCGCCACGACGTCACCGCGGTGCTGTGCGCCAGCGACCCGCTGGCACTGGGCGCGATCAGGGCGGCGCGCCGGCTCGGCCGGTCCGTGCCGGGCGAGGTTTCGGTGGTCGGCTACGACGACTCGGCGCTGATGAAGTGCGTGGACCCGCCGCTGACCACGATCAGGCAGCCGATCGAGGCGATGGCGCAGGCCGCGGTGGAGATCCTGGTCCGGGGCATCGACGGCGGGCAGGTGCAGGCCGAGGAGCTGCTGTTCGCGCCCGAGCTGGTGGTGCGCGGCTCGACCGCGCGGGCGACCGGGGGCAACTCATAG
- a CDS encoding NB-ARC domain-containing protein: MEPPGAGTHNTVSGLAANVVQLRDFHLHQSRETKVPKQVPSPGAYFTNQADAIARVGAFVARELDALKIVLIIGQPGVGKSELARQCVKLNQGNYPDGHFYANLAGSAERSGLESEILKEFLQQLGVPPSEIPDSLEGRAARFRTETHDLRVMVLADHALTATQVRMLSPGGTGSLVLVTAASRLGSLATAGAVELIDLEPLPLGEARNLLGRIVGPERVDAEPAAVAEVLGFCGRLPIAVCVAGALLTVYPGRRIARLARDLGDERQRMRLLSKDDELSVRAVFTTAYQRLANSAKSAYQVLGLHPGGGEVGLGALVAALDLPDGEVEDAMGELVTTSLVRETAEERYEVHDLVRLHAQEVVRERRDEAGWHEEALARMLAYYRDRAVAAGALMMPQRGWLERLFRESRKSRESRESTAPDVFASPEEASDWAERERGNLRDLAEFAYGREELDLVCLLAVALWPLHEKGKHVEDLIAVNGLGADAARRLGRRDWESLLLSQQGFGHQFNGEPGRAFEVFEAGLAPAREAGYAELEATAIEGMGLARLAEQRSAEARELLTENLALAGKIGDPRRTALARFHLARAERPERALELLVQAREGFLGLQKREEANLAKIALWRGRKLVDAGRFEEAAEALTEALTTMTRESRPFDRAQILEILGDLATGIGDPASAAKRHDEALTVYLTYGFSVQAGQLRSRLSG, translated from the coding sequence ATGGAGCCGCCAGGCGCCGGCACGCACAACACGGTCAGCGGCCTGGCCGCGAACGTGGTCCAGCTGCGCGACTTCCACTTGCACCAGTCCCGTGAGACGAAGGTACCCAAGCAGGTGCCGTCGCCAGGCGCGTACTTCACCAACCAGGCGGACGCCATCGCCAGGGTCGGCGCTTTCGTGGCGCGCGAGCTCGACGCGCTGAAGATCGTGCTGATCATCGGGCAGCCCGGAGTCGGTAAGTCCGAGCTCGCCCGTCAGTGCGTGAAGCTCAACCAGGGCAACTATCCGGACGGGCACTTCTACGCCAATCTGGCCGGCAGCGCGGAACGGTCCGGGCTGGAGAGCGAGATCCTCAAGGAGTTCCTGCAACAGCTCGGGGTCCCACCGTCCGAGATACCGGACAGCCTGGAGGGCCGGGCCGCGCGGTTCCGGACCGAGACCCACGACCTGCGCGTGATGGTGCTGGCCGATCACGCGCTGACCGCCACCCAGGTCCGGATGCTCTCGCCGGGCGGGACCGGCTCGCTGGTGCTGGTCACCGCGGCGAGCAGGCTCGGCTCGCTGGCCACCGCCGGCGCGGTGGAGCTGATCGACCTGGAGCCGCTGCCGCTCGGCGAGGCGCGGAACCTGCTCGGCCGGATCGTCGGACCGGAACGCGTGGACGCCGAACCGGCCGCGGTGGCGGAGGTGCTCGGGTTCTGCGGGCGGCTGCCGATCGCGGTCTGCGTCGCCGGCGCGCTGCTCACCGTGTACCCGGGCCGCCGGATCGCCAGGCTGGCCCGCGACCTCGGGGACGAGCGGCAGCGGATGCGGCTGCTCTCCAAGGACGACGAGCTGTCCGTGCGGGCCGTGTTCACCACCGCCTACCAGCGGCTCGCGAACTCCGCGAAGTCCGCCTACCAGGTGCTCGGGCTGCATCCCGGCGGCGGCGAGGTCGGCCTCGGCGCGCTGGTCGCCGCGTTGGACCTGCCGGACGGCGAGGTCGAGGACGCGATGGGGGAGCTGGTCACGACCAGCCTGGTCCGGGAAACGGCCGAGGAACGGTACGAGGTGCACGACCTGGTCCGGCTGCACGCCCAGGAGGTCGTGCGCGAACGCCGGGATGAGGCCGGGTGGCACGAGGAGGCACTGGCCAGGATGCTGGCCTACTACCGCGACCGCGCGGTGGCCGCCGGTGCGCTGATGATGCCCCAGCGCGGCTGGTTGGAGCGGCTGTTCCGAGAGAGCCGAAAGAGCCGAGAGAGCCGAGAGAGCACTGCGCCTGACGTGTTCGCGTCACCTGAGGAAGCCAGTGACTGGGCCGAGCGCGAGCGGGGCAATCTCCGTGACCTGGCCGAGTTCGCGTACGGGCGCGAGGAGCTGGACCTGGTCTGCCTGCTCGCGGTCGCGCTGTGGCCGTTGCACGAAAAGGGCAAGCACGTCGAGGACCTGATCGCGGTGAACGGGCTCGGGGCGGACGCCGCGCGGCGGCTCGGGCGGCGGGACTGGGAGAGCCTGCTGCTCAGCCAGCAGGGTTTCGGCCATCAGTTCAACGGGGAGCCCGGCCGTGCGTTCGAGGTGTTCGAGGCGGGGCTCGCGCCGGCCCGCGAAGCCGGGTACGCCGAGCTGGAAGCGACCGCGATCGAAGGCATGGGGCTGGCCAGGTTGGCCGAGCAGCGCTCGGCCGAGGCACGCGAGCTGCTCACCGAGAACCTCGCGCTGGCCGGGAAGATCGGCGATCCGCGGCGGACCGCGCTGGCCCGGTTCCACCTGGCCAGGGCGGAGCGGCCGGAGCGTGCGCTCGAACTGCTCGTCCAAGCCCGCGAAGGATTCCTCGGCTTGCAGAAGCGCGAGGAAGCCAATCTGGCGAAGATCGCGCTTTGGCGCGGCCGCAAGTTGGTCGACGCCGGGCGGTTCGAGGAGGCGGCCGAAGCACTGACCGAGGCGCTGACCACGATGACGCGCGAGAGCAGGCCGTTCGACCGCGCCCAGATCCTGGAGATCCTCGGCGACCTCGCGACCGGGATCGGCGACCCCGCATCGGCGGCGAAACGGCACGATGAGGCGCTGACCGTCTACCTGACCTACGGGTTCAGCGTGCAGGCAGGCCAGCTGCGGAGCCGGCTCAGCGGATGA
- a CDS encoding SDR family NAD(P)-dependent oxidoreductase encodes MELEGRVALVTGASGGIGGGIAKRFAEAGARVVVHYRTDADGAGAVVEAIESAGGVARAEQADLREGAEDLVERTVRAYGRLDAVVANAGVQPMTPLPEMTLTEWRAVLEVNLDATFLVLQAAYRRFAAQGDGGAVVAIGSITGSGPKPGHAHYAVSKAAVHMLVRAAAVEYAARGVRVNLVSPGLTWRPGIEQEWPEGVRQWESDNPLHRLGRPSDIADACLFLVSPASSWVTGQELIVDGGTSAGSTW; translated from the coding sequence GTGGAGCTGGAAGGCAGGGTGGCGCTGGTGACCGGCGCCAGCGGTGGTATCGGCGGCGGGATCGCGAAGCGGTTCGCCGAAGCCGGGGCGCGGGTCGTCGTGCACTACCGCACCGACGCGGACGGCGCCGGTGCGGTGGTCGAGGCGATCGAGTCGGCCGGTGGGGTGGCCCGCGCCGAGCAGGCCGACCTGCGCGAAGGGGCCGAAGACCTGGTCGAACGGACGGTGCGGGCCTACGGCAGGCTGGACGCGGTGGTCGCGAACGCCGGGGTGCAGCCGATGACGCCGCTGCCCGAGATGACGCTGACCGAGTGGCGCGCGGTGCTGGAGGTCAACCTGGACGCCACCTTCCTCGTCCTGCAGGCCGCGTACCGCCGGTTCGCCGCACAGGGCGACGGCGGCGCGGTGGTGGCCATCGGCTCGATCACCGGCAGCGGTCCGAAGCCGGGGCACGCGCACTACGCGGTCTCGAAGGCCGCGGTGCACATGCTCGTGCGCGCGGCCGCGGTGGAGTACGCCGCCCGCGGGGTGCGGGTGAACCTGGTTTCCCCCGGCCTGACCTGGCGTCCCGGCATCGAGCAGGAATGGCCGGAAGGCGTGCGGCAGTGGGAGTCGGACAACCCGCTGCACCGGCTCGGCCGCCCGTCCGACATCGCGGACGCCTGCCTGTTCCTGGTGTCCCCGGCCAGCTCCTGGGTCACCGGGCAGGAGCTGATCGTGGACGGCGGCACCTCGGCCGGTTCCACCTGGTGA
- a CDS encoding cytochrome P450 has translation MGGLRSRFLAWLGRKYLARTQKKGFDLSKISLLPDAALMPLKRDGLDPVGELGRKREEEPISKLSLPFGMTAWLVTGYEETKAVLANVKGFSNDFTNLVGSAGVTEEQNPGGLGFADPPVHTRLRKLLTPEFTMRRLNRLTPRIQSIVEEQLDAMAKVDGPVDMWEAFALPIPSLTICELLGVPYEDRDEFQRLSTARFDLFGGAGASLGAISESLTYLLEVVKKQREAPGDGLLGMLVKEHGDEIDDRELAGLADGLLTGGLETTASMLALGTIVLLKDPDAFKLVHDDDDAINDFVEELLRYLTVVQMAFPRFAREDIEVAGAKIAKGDIVLPSLSAANRDAGLGEHMEGFDGTRPATSHLAFGYGVHRCIGAELAKMELRAAYPALVRRFPEMRLAVQPEELSYRKVSIVYGVESLPVLMK, from the coding sequence ATGGGTGGTCTCCGTTCGCGTTTCCTTGCTTGGCTTGGGCGCAAGTATCTTGCGCGCACACAGAAAAAGGGCTTCGACCTGTCGAAGATCTCCCTGCTGCCGGACGCGGCTTTGATGCCGTTGAAGCGGGACGGCCTCGACCCGGTGGGTGAGCTGGGTCGCAAGCGCGAGGAGGAGCCGATCAGCAAGCTCTCCCTGCCGTTCGGCATGACCGCCTGGCTGGTCACCGGGTACGAGGAGACCAAGGCGGTGCTCGCCAACGTCAAGGGGTTCAGCAACGACTTCACCAACCTGGTCGGCAGCGCAGGGGTGACCGAGGAGCAGAACCCCGGCGGCCTCGGTTTCGCGGATCCGCCGGTGCACACCCGACTGCGCAAGCTGCTGACCCCGGAATTCACCATGCGGCGGCTGAATCGGCTCACTCCGCGTATTCAGTCGATTGTGGAAGAGCAGTTGGATGCAATGGCGAAGGTCGACGGGCCGGTCGATATGTGGGAAGCCTTTGCGCTGCCCATTCCTTCGCTCACCATCTGCGAATTGCTCGGCGTGCCCTATGAGGACCGGGACGAATTCCAGCGGCTGAGCACCGCGCGTTTCGATTTGTTCGGTGGCGCCGGCGCTTCGCTGGGGGCGATCTCCGAGTCGCTGACCTACCTGCTCGAAGTCGTGAAGAAGCAGCGCGAGGCACCCGGTGACGGGCTGCTCGGCATGCTGGTCAAGGAGCACGGCGACGAGATCGACGACCGCGAGCTGGCCGGGCTGGCCGACGGGCTGCTGACCGGTGGACTGGAGACCACCGCGAGCATGCTGGCGCTGGGCACGATCGTGCTGCTCAAGGACCCGGACGCGTTCAAGCTGGTGCACGACGACGATGACGCGATCAACGACTTCGTCGAGGAGCTGCTGCGCTACCTGACCGTGGTGCAGATGGCCTTCCCGCGGTTCGCCAGGGAGGACATCGAGGTCGCCGGCGCGAAGATCGCCAAGGGGGACATCGTGCTGCCGTCGCTGAGCGCGGCGAACCGCGACGCCGGCCTCGGCGAGCACATGGAGGGCTTCGACGGCACCCGGCCCGCCACCTCGCACCTGGCCTTCGGCTACGGCGTGCACCGCTGCATCGGCGCGGAACTGGCCAAGATGGAGCTCCGGGCGGCCTATCCCGCACTCGTGCGCCGCTTCCCGGAGATGCGCCTGGCGGTGCAGCCGGAAGAGCTGTCCTACCGGAAGGTCTCCATCGTCTACGGTGTCGAGTCCCTCCCCGTGCTGATGAAGTAG
- a CDS encoding SDR family oxidoreductase has protein sequence MGRADRRPPGRGRDQDAGVSPVLTGKVVVVSGVGPGLGQAIALQCAKAGADVVLAARTESRLAEVAEQVTALGRRALAVRTDITDDESARRLAETATETFGRVDTLVHNAFAIPPLADLGGTELADIRRAHETNVLAALRLTQLCTPALTESGGSVVMINSAVLRHSRRSFGAYKMSKAGLLALAQSLASELGPQGVRVNSVAPGYIWADSLKWYFGYLAEQRGISADEVYRETAETLDLRKLPEPAEIADAVVFLASPMARAITGQCLDVNGGEFHH, from the coding sequence ATGGGCCGCGCGGATCGCCGCCCGCCAGGCCGCGGTCGCGACCAGGATGCTGGGGTGAGCCCGGTGCTGACCGGCAAGGTGGTGGTCGTGTCCGGGGTCGGCCCCGGTCTCGGGCAGGCGATCGCGCTCCAGTGCGCGAAGGCCGGTGCCGACGTGGTGCTGGCCGCCCGCACCGAATCCCGGCTCGCCGAGGTGGCCGAGCAGGTCACCGCGCTGGGCCGTCGCGCGCTGGCGGTGCGCACCGACATCACCGACGACGAGTCGGCCCGGCGGCTGGCCGAAACCGCGACGGAGACCTTCGGCCGGGTGGACACGCTGGTGCACAACGCTTTCGCCATCCCGCCGCTGGCCGACCTCGGGGGGACCGAACTGGCCGATATCCGGCGGGCGCACGAGACGAACGTGCTCGCCGCGCTGCGGCTGACCCAGTTGTGCACCCCGGCGCTGACCGAGTCCGGCGGCTCGGTGGTGATGATCAACTCCGCGGTGCTGCGGCATTCCAGGCGCAGCTTCGGCGCGTACAAGATGAGCAAGGCCGGCCTGCTCGCGCTCGCGCAGAGCCTGGCCAGCGAGCTCGGGCCGCAGGGCGTGCGGGTGAACTCGGTGGCACCGGGCTACATCTGGGCCGACTCGCTCAAGTGGTACTTCGGCTATCTGGCCGAGCAACGCGGGATCAGCGCGGACGAGGTCTACCGCGAGACGGCCGAAACCCTGGACCTGCGCAAGCTGCCGGAGCCGGCGGAGATCGCCGACGCGGTGGTCTTCCTGGCCTCCCCGATGGCCCGCGCGATCACCGGGCAGTGCCTCGACGTCAACGGCGGCGAGTTCCACCACTGA
- a CDS encoding sulfotransferase family protein, protein MSAGRENVGTVEDLHASATRITGLDDFGHGEYREGLEVLLESYARDAALTPFGNKVKRAFLRGALVARLLSEAAWRRFPEHAEVPIERPIFVTGLPRTGTTALHRLLVEDPAHQGLELWLTEVPQPRPPRETWADDPVFERIQQGFRQHHVEHPEFMGAHYMSADMVEECWQLLRQSMMSVSYECLAHLPGYSRWLAGRDWVPAYRRHRRNLQLIGLPDRGRRWVLKNPSHLFALDALFEVYPDALVIQTHRDPAPVIASVSSLNAQATAGWSTGFTPDVIGRDQLDLWTRGLERFTADRAKHDPARFFDVQFEDFTADPLGTVESVYRRFGIPLGTDARERMAAIQAESTSGERRPAHRYRLADFGLTEAEVSARFAGSSTADR, encoded by the coding sequence ATGAGCGCGGGACGCGAAAACGTGGGCACGGTCGAGGATCTGCACGCCTCGGCCACCAGGATCACCGGGCTGGACGACTTCGGCCACGGCGAATACCGCGAAGGGCTCGAGGTCCTGCTCGAGTCCTATGCCCGCGACGCGGCGCTGACCCCGTTCGGCAACAAGGTGAAACGGGCGTTCCTGCGTGGCGCGCTGGTGGCCAGGCTGCTCAGCGAAGCGGCGTGGCGGCGGTTCCCCGAACATGCCGAGGTGCCGATCGAGCGGCCGATCTTCGTCACCGGCCTGCCCCGCACCGGCACCACCGCGCTGCACCGGCTGCTCGTGGAGGACCCGGCGCACCAGGGGCTCGAACTGTGGCTCACCGAGGTCCCGCAACCCCGGCCACCCCGCGAAACCTGGGCCGATGACCCGGTGTTCGAGCGGATCCAGCAGGGCTTCCGGCAGCACCACGTGGAGCATCCGGAGTTCATGGGCGCGCACTACATGTCCGCCGACATGGTCGAGGAGTGCTGGCAACTGCTGCGCCAGTCGATGATGTCGGTGTCCTACGAATGCCTGGCCCACCTGCCCGGCTACTCGCGCTGGCTGGCCGGGCGGGACTGGGTGCCCGCCTACCGCCGGCACCGGCGCAACCTGCAGCTGATCGGCCTGCCCGACCGCGGCCGGCGCTGGGTGCTGAAGAACCCCAGTCACCTGTTCGCGCTGGACGCGCTGTTCGAGGTCTACCCGGACGCGCTGGTGATCCAGACGCACCGGGACCCCGCTCCGGTGATCGCGTCGGTCAGCAGCCTGAACGCGCAGGCCACCGCGGGCTGGTCGACCGGTTTCACCCCCGACGTCATCGGCCGCGACCAGCTCGACCTGTGGACGCGAGGACTCGAGCGGTTCACCGCGGACCGGGCGAAGCACGATCCGGCGCGGTTCTTCGACGTGCAGTTCGAGGACTTCACCGCCGACCCGCTCGGCACCGTCGAGTCCGTGTACCGGCGTTTCGGCATCCCGCTGGGCACCGACGCACGCGAGCGGATGGCGGCGATCCAGGCCGAGAGCACTTCGGGCGAGCGTCGCCCGGCGCACCGCTACCGGCTCGCCGACTTCGGCCTCACCGAAGCCGAGGTCTCAGCACGCTTCGCCGGCAGTTCCACCGCTGATCGCTGA
- a CDS encoding CobW family GTP-binding protein, with product MARNRNPIPVIIVAGFLGSGKTTLLNHLLNTSTGTRIGVVVNDFGSINIDAMTVAGQVDSMISLSNGCLCCAVDATGMDKLLARLAKPRARIDVIVIEASGLAEPRDLIRLVLAGSDPNLVYGGLVEVVDAAEFEHSRARHPELDQHLRFADLVLLNKIDRLDEPARRSLTETVERLAAGTPVLTSTHGRVDPELLFERRETKPATGQLSFDDLRHDHDEHDHCAQQHPDHLHSAYQSVEFSTDHPLDPRRFMAFLDDRPAGLYRIKGFVYFGVTGHQQRFGMQTVGAHLRFTRSNWASGEKRGTRLVLIGAGIDAGALRERLAGCVADDPQQADEQSMLRVLRFADD from the coding sequence TTGGCCAGGAACCGGAATCCCATCCCCGTCATCATCGTCGCCGGCTTCCTCGGCTCCGGGAAGACCACGCTGCTCAACCACCTGCTGAACACCAGCACCGGCACCCGGATCGGGGTGGTGGTCAACGACTTCGGCAGCATCAACATCGACGCGATGACGGTGGCCGGCCAGGTCGACTCGATGATCTCGCTGAGCAACGGCTGCCTCTGCTGCGCCGTGGACGCCACCGGCATGGACAAGCTGCTCGCCCGGCTCGCGAAGCCGCGGGCACGGATCGACGTGATCGTGATCGAGGCCAGCGGGCTGGCCGAACCGCGCGACCTGATCCGGCTGGTGCTCGCCGGCAGCGACCCGAACCTGGTCTACGGCGGACTGGTCGAGGTGGTGGACGCCGCGGAGTTCGAGCACAGCCGGGCCCGCCACCCCGAGCTCGACCAGCACCTGCGCTTCGCCGATCTGGTGCTGCTGAACAAAATCGACCGCCTGGACGAGCCGGCACGGCGAAGCCTGACCGAAACGGTCGAACGGCTCGCCGCCGGCACCCCGGTGCTGACCAGCACGCACGGCCGGGTCGACCCGGAGCTGCTCTTCGAACGCCGGGAGACCAAGCCGGCGACCGGGCAGCTGTCCTTCGACGACCTGCGCCACGACCACGACGAACACGACCACTGTGCCCAACAACACCCTGACCATCTGCACTCGGCCTACCAGAGCGTGGAGTTCAGCACGGACCACCCGCTCGACCCGCGCCGCTTCATGGCGTTCCTGGACGACCGGCCGGCCGGGTTGTACCGGATCAAGGGGTTCGTCTACTTCGGAGTGACCGGCCACCAGCAGCGGTTCGGCATGCAGACCGTCGGCGCCCATCTCCGCTTCACCAGGTCGAACTGGGCATCCGGGGAGAAACGCGGCACCCGGCTGGTGCTGATCGGCGCCGGCATCGACGCCGGCGCCCTGCGCGAACGGCTGGCCGGCTGCGTGGCGGACGACCCGCAGCAAGCCGACGAACAAAGCATGCTGCGAGTCCTCCGCTTCGCCGACGACTAG
- the fahA gene encoding fumarylacetoacetase translates to MSWLDLPEDSLFGVANLPYGVFEPEGGTPRAGVRIGDLVLDLAAALADPVFDRPDLNGFLAQGRARWSEVRASVRDLLTDPGHRPRIEPLLYPLDQVRLRLPFEVADYVDFYASENHATNLGRMFRPDSAPLTPNWKHLPIGYHGRSGTVVASGTEIVRPRGQRKAPDEAAPTFGASRRLDIEAEVGFVVGTGSALGTPIPVGGFAEHVFGVCLVNDWSARDLQAWEYVPLGPFLGKSFATSVSPWIVPLEALQHARVAPPERDPEPLPYLADDEKWGLDLRLEVRLNGHLVSRPPFSSMYWTPAQMLAHLTVNGASARTGDLYASGTVSGTERDEYGSFIELSWGGKTPVELPDGETRTFLEDGDEVRITAIAPGPDGDFIGFGEVTGRVTPALGD, encoded by the coding sequence ATGAGCTGGCTGGACCTGCCGGAGGACTCGCTGTTCGGGGTGGCGAACCTGCCCTACGGCGTGTTCGAACCCGAGGGCGGGACCCCGCGCGCCGGGGTGCGGATCGGTGACCTGGTGCTCGACCTCGCCGCGGCGCTGGCGGACCCGGTGTTCGACCGCCCGGACCTCAACGGGTTCCTGGCGCAGGGCAGGGCCCGCTGGAGCGAGGTCCGCGCGAGCGTGCGCGACCTGCTCACCGACCCTGGGCACCGGCCGCGGATCGAGCCGCTGCTGTACCCGCTGGACCAGGTGCGGCTGCGGCTGCCGTTCGAAGTAGCCGACTACGTGGACTTCTACGCCAGCGAAAACCACGCCACCAACCTCGGCCGGATGTTCCGGCCGGACTCGGCGCCGCTGACGCCGAACTGGAAGCACCTGCCGATCGGCTACCACGGCCGGTCCGGCACGGTGGTCGCGTCCGGCACGGAGATCGTCCGCCCGCGCGGCCAGCGCAAGGCCCCCGACGAGGCCGCGCCCACCTTCGGCGCGTCCCGGCGGCTCGACATCGAGGCCGAGGTCGGTTTCGTGGTCGGCACCGGCTCGGCGCTCGGCACGCCGATCCCGGTCGGCGGTTTCGCCGAGCACGTGTTCGGCGTCTGCCTGGTCAACGACTGGTCCGCGCGTGACCTGCAGGCATGGGAGTACGTCCCGCTCGGCCCGTTCCTCGGCAAGTCCTTCGCCACGTCGGTGTCGCCGTGGATCGTGCCGCTGGAGGCGCTCCAGCACGCGCGGGTCGCCCCGCCCGAGCGCGACCCGGAACCGCTGCCGTATCTGGCCGACGACGAGAAATGGGGCCTGGACCTGCGGCTGGAGGTACGGCTGAACGGGCACCTCGTGTCCAGGCCGCCGTTCTCCTCGATGTACTGGACCCCGGCGCAGATGCTCGCGCACCTGACCGTGAACGGCGCGTCGGCGCGCACCGGCGACCTCTACGCCTCCGGCACGGTCAGCGGCACCGAACGGGACGAATACGGTTCGTTCATCGAGCTGTCCTGGGGCGGCAAGACCCCGGTCGAGCTGCCCGACGGGGAGACCAGGACCTTCCTGGAGGACGGCGACGAGGTGCGCATCACCGCGATCGCGCCGGGACCGGACGGTGACTTCATCGGGTTCGGCGAGGTCACCGGCCGCGTGACACCCGCACTCGGCGACTAG